The following coding sequences lie in one Thermodesulforhabdaceae bacterium genomic window:
- a CDS encoding sodium ion-translocating decarboxylase subunit beta produces MEHNFVTEMIYSSGIFGLSLGNVIMWIIGGTLIYLAIAKKFEPLLLLPIGFGILVANLPLTDLMKPGEGLIWRFYHYGLQWEVIPPLIFLGLGALTDFGPLLSRPSLIFLGAGAQVGVYITFFCARLMGFSLEESAAIGIIGGADGPTTIYITSKLAPHLLGSCAVAAYSYMALVPIIQPPVIKLLTTKAERQIVMKKSRQVSTRERIMFPVVATLVVVLLFPSSAPLMAMFMLGNLFRESGVVERLSGAAQNELMNIVTIFLGVSVGATMNASTFLKPQSLMIFFLGAFAFASSTATGVIVAKIMNLFLKDKINPMIGAAGVSAVPMSARVVHLMGQEENKKNYLLMHAMGPNIAGVIGTIIAASIFIGVLK; encoded by the coding sequence ATGGAGCATAATTTCGTTACGGAAATGATCTATTCCTCTGGAATCTTTGGTCTTTCTTTAGGCAACGTAATCATGTGGATTATCGGAGGAACGCTTATATATCTCGCCATTGCAAAAAAATTTGAACCTCTTCTCCTTCTTCCCATTGGGTTTGGCATTCTTGTTGCCAACCTTCCACTTACCGATCTTATGAAGCCCGGTGAAGGACTTATATGGAGATTTTATCATTACGGCCTTCAGTGGGAAGTAATCCCGCCCCTTATTTTCCTCGGACTGGGAGCACTTACTGATTTTGGTCCTCTTCTCTCAAGACCTTCTCTTATTTTTCTCGGTGCCGGCGCTCAAGTTGGAGTTTATATTACTTTCTTTTGTGCCAGACTTATGGGATTTAGCTTAGAAGAATCTGCCGCTATCGGGATTATTGGCGGAGCTGATGGTCCCACAACGATTTACATTACCAGTAAACTCGCTCCCCATCTTCTTGGAAGCTGTGCTGTAGCAGCCTATTCTTATATGGCTCTGGTGCCGATTATACAGCCGCCCGTGATAAAACTTTTAACTACAAAAGCAGAGCGGCAAATTGTGATGAAAAAATCGCGACAGGTGTCCACTAGAGAACGCATTATGTTTCCCGTAGTGGCAACTCTGGTTGTGGTTCTCCTGTTCCCTTCCTCGGCTCCTCTTATGGCTATGTTTATGTTGGGAAACCTTTTCCGAGAATCAGGCGTTGTAGAGCGCCTTTCCGGTGCTGCTCAGAATGAACTTATGAATATTGTTACCATCTTCCTTGGAGTCTCTGTTGGAGCCACAATGAATGCTTCAACATTCCTTAAGCCCCAATCACTGATGATATTCTTTCTTGGAGCCTTTGCTTTTGCTTCCAGCACCGCAACGGGTGTCATTGTAGCAAAGATTATGAACCTTTTTTTGAAGGACAAGATCAATCCCATGATTGGAGCTGCGGGGGTGTCGGCAGTTCCAATGTCAGCCAGGGTTGTTCATTTGATGGGACAGGAAGAAAACAAAAAGAACTATCTTTTGATGCATGCAATGGGTCCTAACATAGCAGGAGTTATCGGAACAATTATAGCTGCGTCGATTTTTATTGGAGTTCTTAAATAA